The following are encoded in a window of Clostridium thermarum genomic DNA:
- the lspA gene encoding signal peptidase II codes for MEIVIIILGFILDRVTKILSINHLKDSKDITVIKNFFEFQYVENRGAAFGIFQGRQYLLSIITSIVIIGVIVYLIKNRQKSKLLNISLAMIIGGALGNLYDRIIYNYVVDFISWHYKDVYYWPNFNIADILVVVGTALLALYIIKDVKE; via the coding sequence ATGGAAATAGTAATTATTATATTGGGATTTATTTTGGACAGAGTAACAAAGATCTTGTCAATAAATCACTTAAAAGATAGCAAGGATATAACAGTTATCAAGAATTTTTTTGAATTTCAATATGTGGAAAACAGGGGGGCTGCCTTTGGTATTTTTCAAGGCAGGCAGTATCTGCTCAGTATCATAACTTCAATAGTTATCATAGGTGTAATTGTTTATCTAATCAAAAACAGACAAAAATCAAAGCTGTTGAATATTAGCCTGGCAATGATCATTGGTGGAGCACTTGGAAATTTATACGATAGGATAATCTACAATTATGTGGTAGATTTTATATCTTGGCATTATAAGGACGTGTATTATTGGCCAAACTTTAATATAGCAGACATTTTAGTTGTAGTTGGTACTGCATTATTGGCATTATATATAATAAAGGATGTTAAGGAATGA
- a CDS encoding RNA-binding protein, with translation MKKEDFLKTISGEDEAVILRLFDRLVLAEKTGKTVYSKEFYTPGVWSKVEDLGNALAVKVISEGIFEEAERRMLAFYTDGDVSMPITVICITNKSKFHTLQHKDYLGAMMSLGIKREKIGDLVVDNSKGYCAVCDDIATYLISNLTAIGHCPCEVSMVTDYDKLPSYNFEEKIVLTTSMRADCVVSSVTGLSRSRSVDILKAGKVLINYNEIREKDFEVTIPSTLTIRGYGKFKVSDVVGNSGSGRLKILLKKFV, from the coding sequence ATGAAAAAGGAAGATTTCTTAAAGACCATTAGCGGTGAAGATGAGGCGGTAATTTTAAGACTGTTTGATAGATTGGTACTGGCAGAGAAAACCGGTAAAACAGTATACAGTAAAGAGTTTTATACACCGGGGGTTTGGAGTAAGGTAGAGGATTTGGGTAATGCACTGGCAGTAAAGGTGATCAGTGAAGGTATCTTTGAAGAAGCTGAAAGGCGGATGCTGGCATTTTATACTGATGGTGATGTGTCTATGCCCATTACGGTTATATGTATAACCAACAAATCTAAATTTCATACTCTTCAGCACAAAGATTACTTGGGTGCAATGATGTCCTTAGGCATTAAAAGAGAAAAAATTGGTGACTTAGTAGTGGATAATTCCAAGGGATACTGCGCAGTTTGTGACGATATAGCAACATATTTAATAAGTAATTTGACGGCTATTGGTCATTGTCCTTGTGAAGTTTCCATGGTCACGGACTATGACAAATTACCTAGCTATAATTTTGAAGAAAAGATTGTTCTGACTACATCCATGAGAGCGGACTGTGTAGTAAGTTCCGTTACCGGACTATCCAGAAGTAGAAGTGTTGATATCTTAAAGGCCGGCAAGGTATTAATAAATTATAATGAGATAAGAGAAAAGGATTTTGAAGTAACTATACCATCCACCCTAACTATAAGGGGATATGGAAAGTTTAAGGTTAGTGACGTTGTAGGCAATAGCGGCAGTGGAAGACTTAAGATACTGCTGAAAAAATTTGTTTAA
- the pyrR gene encoding bifunctional pyr operon transcriptional regulator/uracil phosphoribosyltransferase PyrR, translated as MKIKSVLLDDKAIQRSLIRIAHEIIEKNKGIDDIVLIGIKRRGYPLAERIQKQIAKIEGVEVPVGSVDISLYRDDLQTIDDMPRINSRNLGVEVKSKKVVLVDDVLYTGRTARAAIDAVIDAGRPTMIQLAVLIDRGHRELPIRADFVGKNVPTSKSELISVELSEIDGQDAVKIFELV; from the coding sequence TTGAAAATAAAATCTGTTTTATTAGATGACAAGGCTATACAAAGAAGCTTGATAAGAATAGCTCACGAAATTATTGAAAAAAATAAGGGGATAGATGACATTGTCCTGATAGGTATCAAAAGGCGAGGTTATCCCTTGGCAGAAAGGATACAAAAACAGATAGCTAAGATTGAGGGGGTTGAGGTCCCCGTAGGCAGTGTAGATATCAGCTTATACAGAGATGATCTTCAAACCATTGACGATATGCCCAGAATAAATAGCAGGAATTTAGGTGTAGAAGTTAAGAGCAAGAAGGTCGTGTTGGTAGATGATGTATTATACACCGGAAGAACTGCCAGAGCAGCAATAGATGCTGTAATTGATGCAGGAAGACCTACCATGATACAGTTAGCGGTACTTATTGACAGAGGCCATAGAGAGCTGCCCATAAGAGCAGATTTCGTCGGGAAAAATGTGCCTACCTCAAAAAGCGAATTGATTTCTGTGGAACTTAGTGAAATAGATGGACAAGACGCAGTAAAAATCTTTGAACTAGTATAA
- a CDS encoding cell division protein SepF, whose product MAGKVLNKVMGFMGLVDEYDEIEELENQAPEYEEETEVNPTLSSSRKSSKVVNIHTASAAKVVISKPTVFEDATDICDDLKNRKIVVVNTTSLEAKTAQRLLDFMGGASYALGGELQEIERGVYILSPSNVEVTNELKNELSSRGLFGWTK is encoded by the coding sequence ATGGCAGGTAAGGTTTTAAATAAAGTTATGGGATTTATGGGCTTGGTAGACGAGTATGATGAAATTGAAGAATTAGAGAATCAAGCTCCGGAATATGAGGAGGAAACAGAGGTAAATCCAACTTTGTCCTCAAGCAGAAAATCAAGTAAAGTTGTTAATATTCACACTGCATCAGCGGCTAAGGTTGTTATCTCTAAGCCTACAGTTTTTGAAGATGCAACTGACATATGTGATGATTTGAAAAACAGAAAGATTGTTGTTGTAAATACCACAAGCCTAGAAGCAAAAACTGCTCAAAGACTTTTGGACTTTATGGGCGGCGCAAGCTATGCCTTGGGCGGAGAGCTACAGGAAATAGAACGAGGAGTATACATCTTATCACCATCTAATGTGGAAGTGACCAATGAGTTAAAGAATGAATTGAGCAGTAGAGGTTTATTTGGTTGGACTAAGTAA
- a CDS encoding TraR/DksA C4-type zinc finger protein, with amino-acid sequence MNDKNLNYYKKKLLSERENARRFLLKLKDNDMTNALFETSSELSFYDNHPADLASEMETMEKGRALREHEVTIIKKIDEALKNIEEGTYGTCKRCGKEIPSERLEFLPYAEYCVHCQNELNAKAQNNTVGRPIEEDVLGYPFGYGYNDFSDEVGFDAEDSYQAVSAYNRIENTYEYHEDDEDDYVEPIEKISNEQYRRQLPD; translated from the coding sequence ATGAATGATAAGAACTTGAATTACTACAAAAAGAAACTTTTATCCGAGAGGGAAAATGCAAGGAGGTTTCTTCTTAAATTAAAGGATAATGATATGACCAATGCTCTTTTCGAGACTTCTTCTGAATTGTCTTTTTATGATAATCATCCGGCAGATTTAGCAAGTGAAATGGAGACTATGGAGAAGGGCAGGGCTCTTAGAGAACATGAGGTCACTATAATAAAAAAGATAGATGAGGCATTAAAAAATATAGAAGAGGGTACCTATGGTACCTGCAAGAGATGCGGCAAAGAGATACCCAGTGAGAGGCTGGAATTTCTTCCCTATGCTGAGTACTGTGTGCATTGCCAAAATGAATTAAATGCAAAAGCTCAGAACAATACTGTAGGCAGGCCCATCGAGGAAGACGTACTTGGCTATCCTTTTGGCTATGGCTACAATGACTTTTCTGATGAAGTGGGCTTTGACGCTGAAGATAGCTATCAAGCGGTGTCAGCTTATAACAGGATAGAAAACACCTATGAGTATCATGAGGACGACGAAGATGATTATGTTGAACCCATTGAGAAAATAAGCAATGAACAATACAGAAGACAGCTGCCGGATTAA
- a CDS encoding DivIVA domain-containing protein: MRLTAMDINNKEFKKSLRGYNADEVDEFIEKVIEDYEALYKENSTLKEKNLVLSERLEHYAKIEATIQNTLLLAQNAAEQAKVNAQKEADMIIKNANDTAQKILDKAHGDVMAINDDYDKLKQEFFKFRAKYRNFLKTQMDTFDDLEKDFIKNYNIGSTIEDKSTEVPLVTEKAFALKEIEEENFNNEELNEIKRFFVKDN, encoded by the coding sequence ATGAGACTAACGGCAATGGATATAAACAATAAGGAATTTAAAAAGTCCTTAAGAGGCTATAATGCGGACGAAGTAGATGAATTTATCGAGAAGGTCATAGAGGACTATGAGGCCTTATATAAGGAAAATTCCACATTGAAGGAGAAAAATTTAGTTCTAAGTGAAAGGCTGGAACACTATGCTAAAATAGAAGCAACAATACAAAACACCTTGCTGCTTGCACAAAATGCAGCAGAACAGGCTAAGGTCAATGCACAAAAGGAAGCAGACATGATCATTAAAAATGCCAATGACACTGCTCAAAAGATATTGGATAAAGCTCATGGTGATGTAATGGCTATAAACGATGATTATGACAAGCTAAAGCAGGAATTTTTCAAATTCAGAGCAAAGTATAGAAACTTTTTAAAGACTCAAATGGACACCTTTGATGACTTGGAGAAGGACTTCATCAAAAACTATAATATTGGGTCAACAATAGAAGACAAAAGTACAGAAGTACCGTTAGTTACTGAAAAAGCCTTCGCATTAAAAGAGATTGAAGAAGAGAATTTTAATAATGAAGAGCTAAACGAGATAAAGAGATTTTTTGTAAAGGATAATTAA
- a CDS encoding DUF881 domain-containing protein, with amino-acid sequence MKKIGSQLTVAVVCGLLGFMLTYQFQLLSKNKNKISSNDYNNTQITVELEQLKKAKADLEKSNSELMEQLKKYEESVTSNGDMSRELKNQLDYTRMLLGYTDVEGPGVIIYINPASDLFSADVNRQLLTHSDLAYLVNELNFAGAEAIAINDSRITSQTGMRISNGDAYIWVNEEKVSPSQRITIKAIGNKVNLSSALDFTGTLTAGNLGFYDITYEKSDSIRIPKYNKVYKNEYIKPIKE; translated from the coding sequence ATGAAGAAGATTGGCTCACAGTTAACTGTAGCAGTAGTTTGTGGCTTGTTGGGATTTATGCTTACCTATCAGTTTCAGCTTTTAAGCAAAAATAAGAATAAAATTAGCAGTAATGATTATAACAATACTCAGATAACCGTAGAACTTGAGCAATTAAAAAAGGCTAAAGCAGACTTAGAAAAGAGCAACAGTGAATTGATGGAGCAATTAAAGAAATATGAAGAGTCTGTCACCAGTAACGGCGATATGAGCAGGGAGCTGAAAAATCAGCTGGATTACACGAGAATGCTTTTGGGTTACACAGATGTAGAAGGACCGGGGGTTATAATTTACATCAATCCTGCATCGGATTTATTTTCAGCAGATGTGAACAGACAGCTGCTGACCCACAGTGACCTTGCCTACTTGGTAAATGAACTGAATTTTGCCGGCGCAGAAGCTATTGCCATAAATGACAGCAGAATTACAAGTCAAACGGGAATGAGGATTTCCAATGGAGATGCCTACATTTGGGTAAATGAGGAAAAGGTATCACCTTCTCAAAGGATAACAATTAAAGCCATTGGAAATAAGGTTAATCTAAGCAGTGCCTTGGACTTCACAGGGACACTAACCGCAGGAAATCTCGGTTTCTATGACATTACTTATGAGAAATCCGATTCTATCAGGATTCCAAAGTATAATAAAGTGTATAAGAATGAGTATATAAAGCCAATTAAAGAATAA
- a CDS encoding YggT family protein, translating to MKISIYTFINGVIEILKYIIIAGAIISWVAPHSRNPIVQIIESITDPLLVPGRRLQQRIAPNLPIDFSPFLAFIILDLIKSLLLTVLW from the coding sequence TTGAAGATATCCATCTATACATTTATTAATGGAGTAATCGAAATTTTAAAATACATAATAATAGCCGGAGCTATAATCTCTTGGGTTGCACCTCATAGCAGAAATCCTATCGTACAGATTATCGAAAGTATAACTGATCCGCTTTTAGTGCCGGGAAGAAGACTACAGCAGAGAATTGCTCCTAATTTACCTATAGATTTTTCACCATTTTTGGCATTTATAATATTAGATCTTATTAAGTCATTGCTGCTTACAGTTCTATGGTAA
- a CDS encoding small basic family protein, whose protein sequence is MIAILGLLVGIIVGVVWDVSIPEKFSPYISVAILACLDSVFGAIRANLSKSFQADIFISGFFGNAALAAGLAYLGDKLGIPIYIAAVIVFGGRIFDNFAIIRRLLIEKARSR, encoded by the coding sequence ATGATTGCTATTTTAGGTCTGCTAGTAGGTATTATAGTTGGTGTTGTATGGGACGTTAGTATTCCGGAAAAATTTTCCCCTTATATTTCTGTGGCTATCCTAGCCTGTCTGGATTCCGTGTTTGGAGCCATTAGAGCAAATTTATCCAAAAGTTTTCAAGCGGATATATTTATCTCAGGCTTTTTCGGAAATGCAGCTTTGGCCGCAGGACTTGCCTATTTGGGAGATAAATTAGGAATTCCAATATATATTGCTGCAGTAATAGTTTTTGGAGGACGAATATTTGATAACTTTGCAATTATCAGAAGGCTACTTATAGAGAAGGCTAGGTCACGCTAA
- a CDS encoding YggS family pyridoxal phosphate-dependent enzyme translates to MNVVENIQSIQRSIPEEVTLIAVSKTRTLDEMEVAYQCGIRDFGENKVQELISKYEGFHKDVNWHLIGHLQRNKVKYIAGKVALIHSLDSVRLLREIEKQYQNIDMKARVLIQINIGREESKTGALAEELEEIIQQVGECNHVEVVGLMAIIPRGDEEENRKYFRDMKMIFERLKAENHKNVSMEYLSMGMTGDYQIAIEEGSNMIRIGEGIFGRRIYNNNL, encoded by the coding sequence TTGAATGTAGTTGAAAACATACAATCAATACAGAGGTCAATTCCTGAAGAAGTGACATTAATAGCAGTAAGCAAGACCAGAACTCTTGATGAAATGGAAGTTGCTTACCAGTGCGGAATAAGAGATTTTGGTGAGAATAAGGTTCAGGAGCTTATCTCTAAGTATGAAGGATTTCATAAGGATGTAAATTGGCATCTTATAGGCCATCTTCAAAGAAATAAGGTGAAGTATATAGCGGGTAAGGTGGCTCTGATTCACTCGCTGGACAGCGTGAGACTCCTGCGTGAAATCGAGAAGCAGTATCAAAATATTGATATGAAAGCTAGGGTATTAATACAAATTAATATCGGGAGAGAGGAAAGCAAGACCGGTGCCCTGGCAGAGGAGTTAGAGGAAATAATTCAACAAGTGGGAGAATGTAACCATGTTGAAGTTGTAGGACTTATGGCCATAATTCCCCGGGGAGATGAAGAGGAGAACAGAAAATATTTCAGAGATATGAAGATGATTTTTGAAAGATTAAAGGCTGAAAATCACAAAAATGTTTCAATGGAGTATCTTTCTATGGGAATGACTGGAGATTATCAAATTGCAATTGAAGAAGGTTCTAATATGATAAGAATTGGAGAGGGAATATTCGGAAGAAGAATATACAATAATAATTTATAG
- a CDS encoding DUF881 domain-containing protein produces MKLNEARVFVLVASIFLGILVAMDLNFGPSEPTKYLNAKEYQEAVNERSKLFKEISKLEEQYLYNSVKLNEYKNPTVPNSEIVKNMEKELEENKMILGTEAVQGEGIIITLNDATTSFEGTIEDDFLQWARIVHNTDVLEVVNSLRNSGAEAISINGQRIMSNSEFYCWGPFLKINGVNIGAPFYISAIGNSETMRNHLFSEDGYLTFLKYRGISIDFEIKSNVKIPEYIGDYKFNFAKEAENN; encoded by the coding sequence ATGAAATTAAACGAAGCAAGGGTATTTGTTTTGGTTGCAAGCATATTTTTAGGTATATTGGTAGCAATGGATTTGAACTTTGGTCCTTCCGAACCTACTAAATATTTAAATGCAAAAGAATATCAGGAAGCTGTTAATGAAAGAAGTAAGCTTTTTAAGGAGATTAGCAAGCTGGAAGAACAATACTTATATAATTCAGTAAAACTTAATGAATACAAAAATCCAACGGTTCCTAATTCTGAGATTGTAAAGAATATGGAAAAGGAACTGGAAGAGAATAAAATGATCTTAGGCACAGAGGCTGTTCAGGGAGAAGGAATAATTATAACCCTGAACGATGCCACCACTTCCTTTGAAGGTACTATAGAAGATGATTTCTTACAGTGGGCAAGAATAGTTCACAATACCGATGTCTTGGAGGTTGTCAATAGCTTAAGAAATTCAGGAGCAGAGGCCATTTCAATCAATGGACAGAGAATAATGAGCAATTCTGAGTTCTACTGTTGGGGGCCCTTTTTAAAAATTAACGGCGTCAATATAGGAGCACCGTTTTATATCAGTGCCATTGGAAACAGTGAAACTATGAGGAACCACCTGTTTTCAGAAGATGGATATTTGACCTTTTTAAAATATAGGGGAATATCTATAGATTTTGAAATAAAGTCTAATGTAAAAATACCGGAGTATATAGGAGATTATAAATTCAACTTTGCAAAGGAAGCTGAAAATAATTAA
- a CDS encoding RluA family pseudouridine synthase codes for MKEHNYIVDVAYNGLRIDKFLSISMEDKSRSYIQGLIEDEAVKVNNKIVKSNYKLKTGDVVEAVIPDPVELSVEAEDIPLEILYEDSDVLVVNKPQGMVVHPAAGNQSGTLVNAILNYCSDLSGINGVIRPGIVHRIDKDTSGVLVIAKNDNSHNKLAEQLKDHSMTRVYMALVEGVLKADEGTVDAPLARHPIERKKIAVVKDGRRAVTHYKVVERFNNATLVECRLETGRTHQIRVHMAHIGHPLVGDPVYGYKKQRFKLEGQLLHARLLGFIHPTTGEYMEFETPLPDYFKKVIEILRKELK; via the coding sequence ATGAAGGAACATAACTATATAGTAGATGTGGCATATAATGGCCTAAGAATCGATAAATTTTTAAGTATATCCATGGAGGATAAGTCAAGGTCATATATTCAAGGGCTTATTGAAGATGAAGCAGTTAAGGTTAATAACAAGATTGTTAAGAGTAATTATAAACTAAAGACCGGTGATGTGGTGGAGGCTGTAATTCCGGATCCTGTGGAATTGTCGGTAGAGGCTGAGGACATTCCCTTGGAAATACTCTATGAGGACAGTGATGTGCTGGTGGTGAATAAACCCCAGGGGATGGTTGTACATCCTGCCGCTGGCAATCAAAGCGGGACTCTAGTAAATGCAATCCTAAACTACTGCAGTGACCTTTCAGGCATCAATGGGGTTATCCGACCGGGAATTGTACACCGCATAGATAAGGATACTTCCGGTGTGTTAGTAATTGCAAAAAATGATAACTCTCATAACAAGCTGGCAGAGCAGCTAAAGGATCACTCCATGACAAGGGTCTATATGGCTCTTGTAGAAGGGGTGCTTAAGGCTGATGAAGGCACTGTAGATGCACCACTGGCAAGACATCCCATAGAAAGAAAAAAGATTGCTGTTGTCAAAGACGGCAGAAGAGCAGTAACCCATTATAAGGTGGTGGAAAGGTTTAATAATGCCACTTTGGTGGAGTGCAGGCTGGAAACAGGAAGAACTCATCAAATTAGGGTACACATGGCTCATATTGGTCACCCACTTGTAGGGGATCCGGTATATGGATACAAGAAACAGAGATTTAAGCTTGAAGGCCAGCTCTTGCATGCAAGGCTCCTTGGCTTTATACATCCTACCACCGGGGAATACATGGAGTTTGAAACACCACTGCCGGATTATTTTAAGAAAGTGATAGAAATATTGCGAAAAGAGTTGAAATAA